One region of Candidatus Zymogenus saltonus genomic DNA includes:
- a CDS encoding FHA domain-containing protein, whose translation MKVFKITYEDGKVKRLESEDQTFKVGRASNNNIVIRNDKVSREHGHFTVGGGMVTYFDRSKNGSLVNGEKVHNSGVHLKIGDVVELPGARIEYKGDDMRDKEAPPTVSLAAPIIAAVSFLVVLLGVAALIYFFGYAKRPQYDSLNCCKISNFQAGVITIDPMGNATVFESPTIPRIPDTKFGVYFQYESKSEKPIKYHQEMLYPYLPENWETWITDEGIFQLFPSENRGVFSTTLPAEKTSFTRVVTLDALYPVGTQTWKIYLDNELYKTVSFTVVAQELPPAPEEKKEEPEEEVKKPPVKKKTTPKVEEKEIPPITPEDGTGTTPDDGTGTTPPDGGGTTSPYGGGTTDDSQNRSLLRLLFPWMR comes from the coding sequence ATGAAAGTTTTTAAAATCACATATGAAGATGGAAAGGTAAAGAGGCTCGAATCGGAAGACCAGACCTTCAAGGTGGGAAGGGCCTCAAACAACAACATCGTCATCAGAAACGATAAGGTCTCCAGAGAGCACGGACACTTCACGGTCGGCGGGGGGATGGTGACCTATTTCGACCGGAGCAAAAACGGAAGCCTGGTCAACGGGGAGAAGGTCCACAACTCCGGCGTACACCTAAAGATCGGCGATGTGGTGGAGCTCCCAGGCGCCAGGATAGAGTACAAAGGAGACGACATGAGGGACAAGGAGGCGCCGCCGACAGTCAGCCTTGCGGCTCCGATTATCGCCGCCGTCTCGTTTCTCGTCGTGCTTTTAGGAGTAGCCGCCCTGATTTACTTCTTCGGCTACGCAAAAAGGCCGCAATACGACTCCCTGAACTGCTGCAAGATCAGCAATTTTCAGGCCGGGGTAATCACGATCGACCCCATGGGAAACGCCACCGTCTTTGAAAGCCCGACGATACCCCGAATTCCCGACACGAAATTCGGCGTCTACTTTCAATACGAAAGCAAGAGCGAAAAGCCCATCAAGTATCACCAGGAGATGCTCTACCCATATCTGCCGGAGAACTGGGAAACTTGGATAACCGACGAGGGTATATTCCAGCTTTTCCCGTCGGAGAACCGGGGCGTATTCAGCACAACGCTGCCCGCCGAAAAGACCAGCTTCACAAGAGTCGTCACACTGGATGCCCTCTACCCCGTAGGGACACAGACGTGGAAGATATACCTCGACAACGAGCTTTATAAAACCGTATCGTTTACGGTCGTCGCCCAGGAGCTGCCACCGGCGCCGGAGGAGAAGAAGGAGGAGCCGGAGGAGGAGGTGAAGAAGCCGCCGGTAAAGAAGAAGACGACGCCAAAGGTTGAGGAGAAGGAAATTCCACCTATAACTCCTGAAGACGGAACGGGAACAACCCCCGATGATGGTACAGGAACGACCCCCCCGGACGGAGGCGGCACAACATCACCCTACGGCGGCGGGACCACGGACGATTCCCAGAATAGGAGTCTGCTAAGGCTCCTCTTCCCCTGGATGCGCTGA
- a CDS encoding 1-acyl-sn-glycerol-3-phosphate acyltransferase — MWVNIALMSLIFFLIFCIFFRRKLKKYGKDLIRKSSLKVIRRFRVRLDRFKLTRKKYIKFQLLKEREIWEEMERYAEKNGISREEALERVEGYIDEILPFFNILSYYKFGYTISHFLLNLIYNVVIDRDNFRVISKIPKNSVVIYIMNHRSNADYVLVAYMLAEHIALSYAVGEWARIWPLEYIFKSFGSYFIRRKYREPLYHRVLEKYVQLISKNGITQGIFIEGGLSRDGRILPSKVGLMDYIIRTKLDPDFTKDILFVPTAINYDRVLEDMNLLNEIAGAKPEKHGLKKIVSGVMLIFKIPKVVIRNGFFYIFKGIRKYGYTSVAFGPPISLDRYIEKYCSNILTLPTKTRIPEVKKFADYVLKRVAAVIPITPVPFLAYAILKDGRNRIPETDLIKSMTEIKKELIAKDARIVMGNDFLDLIKEKQKIEEMEQDRTMELVNFEYGVIEIEEMQKSMDLALEVLSLRKIAKKKKGEIRINPDRKDILDYYSNSIIHLFESF, encoded by the coding sequence ATGTGGGTAAATATCGCCTTAATGTCCCTGATCTTTTTCCTTATTTTTTGTATTTTTTTCAGAAGGAAACTAAAAAAATACGGCAAAGACCTTATCAGAAAATCAAGCCTCAAGGTAATCAGACGCTTCCGCGTGAGACTCGACAGGTTCAAATTAACGAGGAAAAAGTATATTAAGTTCCAGCTTCTTAAGGAGAGGGAAATCTGGGAGGAGATGGAAAGATACGCAGAGAAGAACGGCATTTCCAGGGAGGAGGCACTGGAAAGGGTGGAGGGTTATATCGACGAGATACTCCCCTTTTTCAACATCCTCTCATATTACAAATTCGGTTACACTATTTCTCACTTCCTCTTGAATCTAATCTATAACGTGGTCATCGACAGGGATAATTTTAGAGTTATATCGAAGATTCCAAAAAACAGCGTTGTCATATATATTATGAATCACAGGAGCAACGCGGACTATGTCCTTGTGGCCTACATGCTTGCGGAACATATAGCCCTGTCGTACGCCGTCGGGGAATGGGCCAGGATTTGGCCTTTGGAGTACATATTCAAGAGCTTCGGCTCATACTTCATCAGGAGGAAGTACAGGGAGCCACTGTACCATAGGGTTCTGGAGAAATACGTTCAACTGATCAGCAAAAACGGGATCACCCAAGGGATATTTATTGAAGGGGGACTTTCGAGAGACGGCAGAATCCTTCCCTCAAAGGTAGGCCTTATGGACTATATAATTCGCACTAAATTGGATCCCGATTTTACAAAGGATATACTTTTCGTGCCCACGGCGATAAACTACGACCGCGTTCTCGAAGACATGAACCTGCTAAATGAGATAGCCGGGGCAAAGCCCGAAAAACATGGATTGAAAAAGATCGTCTCCGGGGTGATGTTAATCTTTAAAATCCCAAAGGTCGTCATCAGAAACGGGTTTTTCTATATATTCAAGGGAATCAGAAAATACGGATACACCTCGGTGGCCTTCGGCCCCCCCATCTCGCTGGACCGCTACATCGAGAAATACTGCAGCAACATATTAACGCTCCCGACAAAGACGCGTATTCCCGAAGTCAAGAAATTCGCCGACTATGTTTTAAAGAGGGTCGCGGCGGTAATCCCGATAACGCCGGTGCCGTTTTTGGCCTACGCAATCTTAAAAGACGGCAGAAACAGGATCCCGGAGACGGACCTCATTAAGAGCATGACCGAGATAAAAAAGGAGCTTATAGCCAAGGATGCAAGGATTGTTATGGGAAACGATTTCCTTGATTTGATTAAGGAGAAACAGAAAATAGAGGAGATGGAACAAGACCGTACGATGGAGCTCGTCAACTTCGAGTACGGCGTAATAGAGATCGAGGAGATGCAGAAGAGCATGGATCTCGCCCTTGAGGTGCTGAGCCTGAGAAAGATCGCCAAAAAGAAAAAGGGGGAGATCAGGATAAATCCTGACAGAAAGGACATCCTCGATTACTACAGCAACTCCATAATCCACCTCTTCGAGTCATTTTAA
- a CDS encoding 30S ribosomal protein S21, whose protein sequence is MEVKVFDNDVEKALKVLKNKLAKSGFFKEMKERRFYEKPSIKKKRKRAEAKKRAAKAMRRRKFQY, encoded by the coding sequence TTGGAGGTTAAAGTTTTCGACAACGACGTAGAAAAGGCGCTGAAAGTTCTTAAGAATAAACTTGCAAAAAGCGGATTCTTCAAAGAGATGAAGGAAAGGCGCTTCTACGAGAAACCGAGTATCAAAAAGAAGAGAAAAAGGGCAGAGGCTAAAAAGAGGGCCGCAAAAGCGATGCGGAGGAGAAAATTTCAATATTAG
- a CDS encoding epoxyqueuosine reductase QueH, which translates to MKRILLHSCCAPCTIYPLRRLREGGMEVVGFFYNPNIHPFTEFEKRLSAVVEYYREVEAPLIVNAAYDVSDFLRRTLCADVKRCEACYRIRLSEAFEAARGEDVKVDAVTSTLFFSKYQDHDVLVRIAEEESARSGVPFHYEDYREGWDEGRRLCRESGMYSQKYCGCIISEEERYGKRIKALMGIKGGNRNDI; encoded by the coding sequence GTGAAAAGGATTCTTCTCCATTCCTGTTGTGCACCGTGTACGATCTATCCGTTGAGGAGGCTCAGAGAGGGGGGCATGGAGGTGGTGGGCTTTTTTTACAATCCGAACATCCACCCCTTCACGGAGTTTGAGAAAAGGCTGAGCGCGGTCGTGGAGTATTACAGGGAGGTTGAAGCCCCCCTGATTGTCAACGCCGCCTACGATGTCTCCGATTTTCTGAGGAGGACCCTCTGTGCCGATGTCAAGAGATGCGAGGCGTGTTATCGGATAAGGCTGTCCGAGGCCTTTGAGGCGGCAAGGGGGGAGGATGTAAAGGTCGACGCCGTGACCTCGACGCTCTTTTTCAGCAAGTACCAGGACCACGATGTCTTGGTCAGGATAGCCGAGGAGGAGTCCGCCAGATCGGGGGTGCCTTTTCACTACGAGGACTACCGTGAAGGGTGGGATGAGGGGAGGAGGCTCTGTCGGGAGAGCGGTATGTACAGCCAGAAGTACTGCGGCTGCATAATAAGCGAGGAGGAGAGGTACGGCAAGAGAATAAAAGCCCTTATGGGGATAAAGGGAGGTAATCGCAATGATATTTAA
- a CDS encoding DUF2905 domain-containing protein, which yields MGTGDIGRMLVVIGLLIVVLGLFLIFHGKVPFLGKLPGDIIAKRENFTLYFPLTKMILISVILSLVFLFFRK from the coding sequence ATGGGCACCGGCGATATAGGGAGGATGCTCGTAGTAATCGGCCTTCTTATTGTAGTTTTGGGTCTTTTCCTCATTTTTCATGGGAAGGTGCCGTTTTTGGGGAAGCTCCCCGGGGATATAATCGCAAAGAGGGAGAACTTTACCCTCTACTTTCCACTGACCAAGATGATTTTGATCAGCGTGATTTTGAGTCTCGTTTTTCTGTTTTTTAGAAAGTAA
- a CDS encoding SPFH domain-containing protein, with protein MSQFLEVIEYFFEDETEMVHRIPESGSAETKLGAQLVVRENEAAIFFRDGKGLDVFGPGRHTLTTMNLPILTKILALPFGHTSPFRCEVIFLNMRIFTDLKWGTRNPVAFRDKEFGLVRLRAYGNYTLRITQPLLFINTLVATKSMMTTEGISGYLRDVIVSRLNDLLGEHMKTILDLPQNYGELAVVAKVRIKDDFEKYGIELIDFYINEITPPDEVQRIIDERTGMGVVGNMNEFLKYEAAKAVGMLGEGGEGAAAAGVGGGVGGTAASGAAAGMGVGVGAGLGMMVPGMIFKTMMEGGATAEAIKKQGFVNCPKCHANVQLDSRFCPSCGTQLVVVNRCGKCGAELPPEAKFCPECGKVVGEETKCKKCGATLPDGTKFCTECGEKVE; from the coding sequence ATGTCTCAATTTTTGGAAGTTATCGAATACTTTTTTGAAGACGAAACCGAGATGGTTCATCGGATTCCCGAGTCCGGCTCTGCGGAGACGAAGCTCGGGGCACAGCTTGTTGTCAGGGAGAACGAGGCCGCCATCTTCTTCAGGGACGGGAAGGGACTTGATGTCTTCGGGCCAGGAAGGCACACCCTGACCACGATGAACCTCCCTATTTTAACGAAGATTCTCGCGCTCCCCTTCGGACACACAAGCCCCTTTCGCTGTGAGGTCATCTTTCTCAACATGAGGATCTTTACCGATCTCAAGTGGGGGACGAGAAATCCCGTTGCCTTCAGGGACAAGGAGTTCGGGCTCGTGAGGTTGAGGGCTTACGGCAACTACACGTTGAGGATCACCCAGCCTTTGCTGTTTATAAATACACTGGTCGCCACGAAGTCGATGATGACGACCGAGGGCATATCCGGATATTTGAGGGACGTTATCGTCTCGCGCCTGAACGATCTCCTGGGTGAACATATGAAGACGATTCTTGACCTTCCCCAGAACTACGGAGAGCTCGCCGTGGTGGCGAAGGTGAGGATAAAGGACGATTTCGAGAAATACGGGATCGAGCTGATCGATTTTTATATAAACGAGATAACTCCGCCCGACGAGGTACAGCGTATTATCGACGAGCGCACAGGCATGGGGGTTGTCGGCAACATGAACGAGTTCCTGAAATACGAGGCCGCAAAGGCCGTGGGTATGCTTGGCGAGGGGGGTGAAGGAGCGGCTGCAGCCGGCGTTGGCGGAGGTGTGGGCGGAACGGCGGCGTCCGGGGCTGCGGCGGGAATGGGGGTAGGCGTAGGGGCCGGTCTCGGGATGATGGTGCCCGGAATGATCTTCAAGACGATGATGGAGGGTGGCGCCACGGCGGAGGCGATCAAGAAGCAGGGATTCGTGAACTGCCCAAAGTGTCACGCAAACGTCCAGCTGGACTCCAGGTTCTGCCCCAGCTGCGGGACACAGCTCGTCGTTGTCAACAGGTGCGGTAAGTGTGGGGCCGAGCTTCCACCGGAGGCCAAATTCTGCCCGGAGTGCGGCAAGGTGGTCGGGGAGGAGACGAAGTGCAAAAAGTGCGGGGCGACGCTCCCCGACGGGACGAAGTTCTGCACCGAGTGCGGGGAGAAGGTGGAATAG
- the lpxC gene encoding UDP-3-O-[3-hydroxymyristoyl] N-acetylglucosamine deacetylase codes for MYKNLYQRGIEREASTTSVGIHTGSPVTVTLKPAAPGYGIAFIARDGAEPVRIPAHFSMVKNTMLATTLTSGDVSISTVEHLMAVLSVFGVDNVNVHVNGPELPVLDGSAVGYISLLNSAGVMDYAERRRFARVTGKVGVESGGGLAVLSPWDGGLYIDYTIVYENPHVGTQRLEFEVTADYFDKEIAPARTYGLLEDVESMHERGLALGGTLENALVISDKGVLNPDGLRFPDECVRHKCLDALGDLALFGMPIIGKFTAYKSGHKLNHLLLKELAKTGRYEVVEGAVD; via the coding sequence ATGTATAAGAACCTTTATCAGAGGGGGATTGAGAGGGAAGCCTCGACGACGAGCGTGGGGATACATACCGGCAGTCCCGTAACCGTGACCCTAAAGCCCGCCGCGCCTGGGTATGGGATCGCCTTCATCGCTCGGGACGGGGCCGAACCGGTCAGGATTCCCGCCCACTTTTCTATGGTCAAAAACACCATGCTGGCAACGACCTTGACCTCTGGCGATGTCAGCATCTCCACCGTGGAGCACCTCATGGCCGTCCTCTCCGTATTCGGCGTGGATAACGTAAACGTACACGTTAACGGCCCGGAGCTTCCCGTTCTGGACGGGAGCGCGGTGGGGTATATATCCCTCTTGAACTCCGCCGGCGTCATGGATTATGCCGAGAGGAGGAGGTTTGCGAGGGTTACGGGCAAGGTCGGCGTGGAATCGGGCGGCGGCCTGGCGGTGCTTTCTCCGTGGGACGGCGGCCTCTACATCGATTACACCATAGTGTACGAAAATCCCCACGTGGGGACGCAGCGGCTGGAGTTTGAAGTGACGGCCGATTATTTCGATAAGGAGATAGCCCCGGCGAGGACCTACGGCCTCCTCGAGGATGTCGAGTCCATGCACGAGCGCGGCCTGGCCCTCGGGGGGACGCTAGAGAACGCCTTGGTTATAAGCGATAAGGGGGTGCTAAATCCTGACGGACTTAGGTTTCCGGACGAGTGCGTGAGGCACAAATGCCTCGACGCCCTGGGGGACCTGGCGCTCTTCGGGATGCCGATTATCGGTAAATTCACCGCCTATAAATCGGGGCACAAGCTGAACCACCTCCTTCTAAAGGAGCTCGCCAAAACTGGAAGATACGAGGTTGTCGAGGGGGCAGTTGACTAA
- a CDS encoding DUF4390 domain-containing protein yields the protein MKTRLVIFLTSLLLIMPFGSRVLAQKAYITNVIVTPYRGYVYIYFNIEGCFTPEMEEAVKSGITTAFTFHVNLKRHRGGWFDSLVENNTFRHVLKYDSLLDKFTVIKEEDGMRPVVVEDFEEAKLIMARVRNYPIFPLKTLKKGETYRLEIKGELDKVDIPKSLRYVLFFISLWDFETEWYVEEFQYK from the coding sequence ATGAAGACACGACTTGTAATATTCTTAACATCTCTTCTTTTGATAATGCCTTTCGGGTCAAGGGTCCTCGCACAGAAGGCCTATATAACCAACGTCATCGTTACACCCTACCGGGGCTACGTCTACATATACTTCAACATCGAAGGGTGCTTCACGCCGGAGATGGAGGAGGCGGTGAAGAGCGGGATAACGACGGCGTTTACCTTCCACGTCAATCTCAAGAGGCACAGGGGAGGTTGGTTCGACTCCCTCGTCGAGAACAACACCTTCAGGCATGTCTTAAAGTACGATTCCCTCCTTGATAAGTTCACCGTTATCAAGGAGGAGGACGGTATGAGGCCGGTCGTCGTCGAAGACTTTGAAGAGGCAAAGCTGATAATGGCCCGGGTCAGGAACTACCCGATTTTCCCTTTAAAGACGCTTAAAAAAGGCGAGACGTACCGCCTTGAAATAAAGGGGGAGCTTGACAAGGTCGATATCCCGAAGTCCCTCCGCTACGTGCTGTTCTTTATCAGCCTGTGGGATTTCGAGACCGAGTGGTACGTTGAGGAATTCCAGTACAAATAA
- a CDS encoding PAS domain S-box protein: MKFRGKIGTKRIWKDNISSEEARKRRERIIIVVSVVVILFLTLFGNYLTQKNLDIGIGENLLLIALVDINIILLVLVIFLVIRNFVKLFFERKRQLKAARLRTKLVLGFAGLTLFPTVIMFFAAILFFSGGMDKFFNIKVESSLEDSLDIAKTYYSSSTENVLDSAKEIGEAAENSNYFKKEGLPRLKRYVERERRVRGLDLVKVFSPKMEELASSVGEDIPEKSLERLNMSVFEQALKGESVATIQIVGYGDVIWALYPIKRGNSVESIVMTANFVPKSLMAKMREIETFLYEYKRNKLYKEPVVTSYLITLAVIALLVVFIATWLGFYLAKGITVPISMLVDGTKKVAEGDLDVFVDVISKDEISLLVDSFNNMTQDLKMQSRRLKRAYNELSSSNLELDQRRRYMEIILRNVTAGVISIDKDGILTTVNKAAERMIGIKTSKVINRPYGEVLRPVHYKIVMSLIEDLKNSKEGFVQRQVEIPLEDRTLTLMANMNDLVDEEGNYMGMVAVFDDITEIMKAQKMAAWREVAKRIAHEIKNPLTPIQLSAQRIRKKYLDNIDGDGEVLDECTRTIITQVDEMKSLVNEFSLFARMPSAKPKPNDLNKIVKEAMNLYKDANQNIIYKFKEDKDIPTMNLDGEQIKRVLINLMENAVEAIDKEKGKKKEERKGEIKIETSFLKYLNVVRLTISDTGMGITPDGKNRLFEPYYSTKKNGTGLGLTIVNTIVSDHRGYIKVMDNKPKGTKFIIDLPVSTS; the protein is encoded by the coding sequence ATGAAATTTAGAGGCAAAATAGGAACGAAGAGGATCTGGAAGGATAATATCTCCTCCGAGGAAGCGAGAAAGCGCAGGGAGAGGATTATAATCGTGGTCTCCGTCGTGGTCATCCTCTTCCTGACCCTTTTCGGCAATTACCTCACCCAGAAAAACCTCGATATCGGGATAGGCGAGAACCTCCTTTTGATCGCCCTTGTCGACATTAATATTATATTGCTCGTTCTCGTTATATTCCTCGTAATAAGAAATTTCGTAAAGCTCTTCTTCGAGAGGAAGAGGCAGCTAAAGGCCGCAAGGTTGAGGACGAAATTGGTGCTCGGGTTTGCCGGCCTGACCCTGTTTCCGACCGTTATAATGTTCTTTGCCGCCATCCTCTTTTTCTCGGGGGGCATGGACAAATTCTTCAACATTAAGGTAGAGAGCTCCCTCGAGGATTCCCTCGATATAGCAAAGACCTATTACAGCAGCTCCACGGAAAACGTGCTTGATTCGGCAAAGGAGATCGGAGAAGCGGCGGAAAACTCTAATTATTTCAAGAAGGAGGGACTTCCAAGGCTGAAGAGGTATGTCGAGAGGGAGCGCAGGGTGAGGGGACTGGATCTCGTAAAGGTATTTTCGCCGAAGATGGAGGAGCTCGCCTCGTCGGTAGGGGAGGATATACCGGAGAAGTCCCTGGAGCGGCTGAACATGTCGGTCTTCGAGCAGGCCCTTAAGGGGGAATCGGTGGCGACGATTCAGATAGTAGGTTACGGGGACGTTATCTGGGCCCTCTACCCGATAAAGAGGGGCAACTCCGTCGAGTCGATCGTCATGACGGCGAATTTCGTGCCGAAATCGCTAATGGCCAAGATGAGGGAGATAGAGACATTCCTTTACGAGTATAAGAGGAACAAGCTCTATAAGGAGCCGGTCGTTACCAGCTACCTCATTACCCTTGCGGTGATTGCGCTCTTGGTGGTCTTTATCGCCACGTGGCTCGGATTCTATCTCGCAAAGGGGATTACGGTCCCGATCTCGATGCTCGTTGACGGGACGAAAAAGGTGGCGGAGGGGGACCTCGACGTATTTGTGGACGTCATCTCCAAGGACGAGATAAGCCTCCTCGTGGACTCCTTTAACAACATGACCCAGGACCTTAAGATGCAGTCGAGGAGGCTCAAAAGGGCGTACAACGAACTGTCCAGCTCTAACCTGGAGCTGGATCAGAGAAGGCGCTACATGGAGATAATCTTGAGGAACGTGACGGCGGGGGTGATCTCCATCGACAAGGACGGGATTCTCACCACCGTGAACAAGGCCGCCGAAAGGATGATAGGGATAAAGACGTCGAAGGTGATCAACCGTCCCTATGGCGAGGTGCTCCGTCCCGTTCACTACAAGATAGTCATGAGTCTTATCGAAGACCTGAAGAACTCCAAGGAGGGCTTCGTCCAAAGGCAGGTGGAGATCCCCCTGGAAGACAGGACATTGACGCTTATGGCCAACATGAATGATCTCGTTGACGAGGAGGGAAACTACATGGGTATGGTGGCGGTCTTTGACGACATAACCGAGATAATGAAGGCCCAGAAGATGGCCGCCTGGAGGGAGGTGGCAAAGAGAATCGCCCATGAGATAAAAAATCCCCTGACCCCCATTCAGCTCTCGGCCCAGAGGATAAGAAAGAAATACCTCGACAATATAGACGGGGACGGCGAGGTCCTGGACGAATGCACAAGGACAATCATCACGCAGGTGGACGAGATGAAATCGCTGGTAAACGAGTTCTCCCTCTTTGCGAGGATGCCCTCCGCCAAGCCCAAGCCGAACGATCTGAACAAGATCGTGAAGGAAGCGATGAATCTATACAAGGACGCAAATCAAAACATTATATATAAGTTCAAGGAAGACAAGGACATACCGACAATGAACCTTGACGGGGAGCAGATAAAGCGGGTTCTTATCAACCTCATGGAAAATGCGGTGGAGGCCATCGACAAGGAGAAGGGGAAGAAGAAAGAGGAGCGAAAAGGGGAGATCAAAATCGAGACTTCTTTTCTAAAATACCTTAACGTGGTTCGTCTTACTATTTCGGATACAGGAATGGGAATTACGCCCGACGGTAAAAACCGTCTCTTCGAGCCTTACTATTCCACGAAGAAGAACGGAACGGGACTCGGTCTTACCATCGTAAACACGATAGTGTCCGACCACAGGGGCTACATAAAGGTCATGGACAACAAGCCCAAGGGCACCAAATTTATCATAGACCTTCCCGTGAGCACATCATGA
- a CDS encoding sigma-54-dependent Fis family transcriptional regulator has protein sequence MKKKILIVDDEESIRKSLSGALADEGYAVFTAANGAEALELVETERPHLILLDIWMPQIDGIEALRKLKEDFPEVAVIMISGHGSIETAVKATKLGAYDFIEKPLSLEKIVITIDHALRERHLEKEVSLYRQKFDQTSTIVAESGSMKKLSDEIKRAAPTDSYVLISGENGTGKELVARQLYSMSMRKDGPFVEVNCAAIPEELIESELFGYEKGAFTGATGKKSGKFDMADGGTIFLDEIGDMSLKTQAKILRILQEQRFVRVGGNKTIRVDVRVFAATNRDLLRMIKEGTFREDLYFRLNVIPLYVPPLRERLEDIPVLIDHFINEFARHDMSQKKKIDNKAMELLRIYHWPGNVRELKNLVERLIIMSPDNVIGLNDIPAYIKAGVGIEPGGSLFSGDNIKDARDNFERVFIEKKLKENDNNISKTAKALGMERSHLHKKIRAYDIEMKK, from the coding sequence ATGAAGAAGAAGATATTGATAGTAGACGATGAGGAGAGCATCCGGAAATCCCTTTCCGGGGCGCTTGCCGACGAAGGTTATGCGGTCTTTACGGCGGCCAACGGAGCCGAGGCGTTGGAGCTTGTGGAGACGGAGCGTCCCCACCTTATACTCCTTGATATATGGATGCCCCAGATAGACGGGATCGAAGCGCTGAGAAAGCTGAAAGAGGACTTTCCCGAGGTAGCGGTGATAATGATTTCCGGCCACGGGAGCATCGAGACGGCGGTCAAGGCCACAAAGCTCGGCGCATACGACTTCATCGAAAAGCCCCTGTCCCTCGAAAAGATCGTCATCACCATTGACCACGCCCTGAGAGAGAGACACCTGGAGAAGGAGGTCTCCCTTTACAGGCAGAAATTTGACCAGACGTCCACCATAGTCGCGGAGAGCGGCTCGATGAAAAAGCTCTCTGACGAGATAAAGAGGGCCGCCCCCACGGACAGCTACGTCCTGATAAGCGGGGAGAACGGCACTGGAAAGGAGCTCGTGGCAAGGCAACTCTACTCGATGAGCATGAGGAAGGACGGGCCATTTGTGGAGGTGAATTGCGCCGCCATCCCCGAGGAGCTGATCGAGAGCGAGCTCTTCGGCTACGAGAAGGGCGCCTTTACCGGGGCCACCGGGAAAAAATCGGGCAAGTTCGACATGGCGGACGGGGGCACGATCTTCCTCGATGAGATAGGCGACATGAGCCTCAAAACACAGGCCAAGATTCTTAGGATTCTGCAGGAGCAGAGATTCGTGAGGGTCGGAGGGAACAAGACCATTCGCGTCGACGTCAGGGTCTTTGCCGCAACGAACAGGGACCTCTTGAGAATGATAAAGGAGGGCACATTCAGGGAAGACCTCTACTTTCGCCTGAACGTGATACCCCTCTATGTCCCTCCCTTGAGGGAGCGGTTGGAGGACATACCGGTCTTGATCGATCATTTCATAAACGAGTTTGCCAGGCATGATATGAGTCAGAAAAAGAAGATCGATAACAAGGCAATGGAACTGCTAAGAATCTATCACTGGCCGGGAAACGTGAGGGAGCTCAAAAACCTCGTCGAGAGGCTGATAATCATGAGTCCTGACAACGTTATCGGGCTTAACGATATCCCGGCTTACATCAAGGCCGGGGTGGGTATAGAGCCGGGTGGTTCCCTCTTTTCGGGCGACAACATAAAGGATGCGAGGGACAACTTCGAGAGGGTTTTCATAGAGAAGAAACTCAAGGAGAACGACAACAACATCTCGAAAACGGCAAAAGCGTTGGGGATGGAGAGGAGCCACCTCCACAAGAAGATCAGGGCCTACGATATCGAAATGAAGAAGTGA